The proteins below are encoded in one region of Segatella copri:
- a CDS encoding energy transducer TonB, producing MKELLGIILLTLLVVLGSCNSNTNVSLMETSPQLFGVRRVSSGNPDYRNRELFINELEKKCKYPIEFQKNNLEAYVAVEYKTDQRGYIVKKRVVACDNKKFKKITLDIFDEVKTLKIATTEKIDTIYFQYKIQGSPTLIHSKVDVKIIGYGSNNKSILMK from the coding sequence ATGAAAGAATTATTGGGTATTATATTATTGACATTATTGGTAGTGCTTGGTTCGTGCAACTCCAATACAAATGTGTCTCTTATGGAAACTTCTCCGCAACTATTTGGTGTACGCCGAGTAAGCTCAGGTAATCCTGACTATAGAAATAGAGAGTTGTTCATAAACGAATTGGAAAAAAAGTGTAAATATCCTATTGAGTTTCAAAAAAATAATTTGGAAGCATACGTTGCTGTTGAATACAAGACAGACCAACGAGGATATATTGTAAAAAAAAGAGTGGTTGCTTGCGACAACAAAAAATTCAAAAAGATAACATTGGATATATTCGACGAAGTTAAAACTCTCAAAATAGCCACTACAGAGAAAATAGATACAATCTACTTCCAATACAAGATACAAGGTTCACCAACTTTAATCCATTCAAAAGTAGATGTCAAGATTATCGGCTAT